One Gossypium hirsutum isolate 1008001.06 chromosome A11, Gossypium_hirsutum_v2.1, whole genome shotgun sequence genomic window carries:
- the LOC107910875 gene encoding phenolic glucoside malonyltransferase 1-like, protein MGSSCTVKILEIAQIKPSLELPNCTIEFSLPLTFFDSFWFTFPPVEGLLFYNLNDLTPADFSSEILPKLKQSLSLTLRHYLPVAGSLKWPSDAPRPFILYAPDDGVSVIVAESGADFHRLSSNGIYEAVELHPLIPHLRSSDDSASILAIQITFFPSQGFFIGITAHHTVLEGKTTSMLLRGSV, encoded by the coding sequence ATGGGATCTTCTTGTACTGTGAAAATCCTTGAGATTGCTCAAATCAAACCATCCCTTGAATTACCGAACTGTACCATTGAATTCTCTTTGCCGCTCACTTTCTTCGACAGTTTCTGGTTCACATTCCCACCAGTTGAGGGACTCCTTTTTTACAACCTTAACGACTTAACCCCTGCAGATTTCAGCTCAGAAATCCTCCCCAAACTCAAGCAATCTCTTTCTCTAACGCTGCGTCATTACCTCCCCGTCGCTGGAAGCCTCAAGTGGCCATCGGATGCCCCCAGACCCTTCATTTTGTACGCTCCAGATGATGGAGTTTCAGTCATAGTTGCCGAGTCTGGTGCAGACTTTCACCGTCTCTCCAGCAATGGAATCTATGAAGCTGTTGAGTTACATCCTTTAATACCCCACCTGAGATCCTCAGATGATTCTGCATCAATTCTAGCTATTCAAATAACATTTTTTCCTAGTCAAGGTTTTTTCATTGGAATCACAGCTCATCATACAGTTCTTGAAGGAAAAACTACATCCATgctgttgcgcggaagcgtgtga